From one Mya arenaria isolate MELC-2E11 chromosome 4, ASM2691426v1 genomic stretch:
- the LOC128232245 gene encoding uncharacterized protein LOC128232245 has protein sequence MRRKKPSLSLHRQKKTRAERNSFERCSKTTVAQLKTTKRKTFFSPAKCPIIVSLQEMTPILSPMKSPFRSPLYKASPPKKRAKKSTSARILFEQTDCSISPEHQKNNISFPELDILELDYDTAIDKTVHFLETIVESSPASINEEVKSLPNRKRQTQEGSIESEKLEICDTAFKCRTVSIKNSDKSNLEHNTDIAEGVPRITVTTNKETALDKSTSTSTESSE, from the coding sequence ATGCGCCGAAAGAAGCCGTCGTTGTCGCTTCATCGACAGAAGAAAACACGGGCGGAGAGAAACTCATTTGAAAGATGCTCGAAAACAACGGTGGCACagctgaaaacaacaaaacggaaaacatttttttccccaGCCAAATGTCCTATTATCGTGAGTTTACAAGAAATGACCCCAATACTGTCTCCGATGAAATCTCCATTTCGTTCTCCGCTTTACAAAGCATCGCCGCCCAAAAAACGTGCAAAGAAAAGCACGTCAGCAAGAATACTCTTTGAACAAACTGACTGCAGCATTTCCCCAGAACACCAGAAGAATAACATAAGCTTTCCTGAACTTGATATATTAGAACTCGATTATGACACTGCAATTGATAAAACTGTGCATTTTCTTGAAACCATTGTGGAATCAAGCCCTGCAAGCATCAATGAAGAGGTTAAAAGTTTGCCAAACAGAAAACGTCAGACTCAAGAGGGCTCTATCGAATCTGAGAAATTAGAAATATGTGATACTGCGTTCAAATGTAGGACTGTGAGTATTAAAAACAGTGATAAATCAAATCTTGAACACAATACGGATATTGCTGAAGGTGTCCCACGTATAACAGTGACAACTAATAAAGAAACAGCATTAGACAAGTCAACGAGTACTTCGACTGAAAGTTCAGAATAA